From a single Miscanthus floridulus cultivar M001 chromosome 8, ASM1932011v1, whole genome shotgun sequence genomic region:
- the LOC136475372 gene encoding uncharacterized protein translates to MSSRGAVHIPTKKRSGGGPSTTRVSCNPETSVGLQAALVEPASAHLHVTEPVRRSARSITMAVMTTDQCCNGCTCNTPYCTMTSSPLCVDDYSLLLCKLCDRHMDDRIIYMYMSMGFCTEECTEYFLEYRYRFTMAMEAEGRRTRSEARKAPAAEGEAAIGYKSIFFTCAEVESFP, encoded by the exons ATGTCATCCCGTGGTGCCGTGCACATCCCCACGAAGAAGCGCTCTGGGGGAGGACCATCCACGACCAGGGTCTCCTGCAACCCAGAGACCAGTGTTGGTCTCCAGGCGGCTCTCGTAGAGCCCGCATCGGCGCACCTTCATGTGACCGAGCCCGTTCGCCGTAGTGCCCGTAGCATCACCATGGCAGTGATGACGACCGACCAATGCTGCAATGGCTGCACTTGCAACACCCCCTACTGCACGATGACCAGCTCCCCTTTGTGCGTAGACGATTATTCTCTCTTATTATGCAAGCTCTGCGACCGCCACATGGATGACCGCATCATCTACATGTACAT GAGCATGGGGTTCTGCACGGAGGAGTGCACAGAGTATTTTCTGGAGTACAGGTATAGGTTCACCATGGCGATGGAGGCCGAGGGCAGGAGGACCAGGAGCGAGGCAAGAAAGGCACCCGCGGCGGAGGGAGAAGCAGCTATCGGCTACAAGAGCATCTTCTTCACTTGTGCCGAGGTCGAGTCGTTCCCTTAG
- the LOC136469771 gene encoding mitochondrial metalloendopeptidase OMA1-like yields the protein MATLHCAACSPRPACSLLPPPPIWRAAAATTKPTSRRGGLADGGIFVYTGIIRYMQKDAHIATVLGYEIGHVTAGHVWEGVRNRYWVGVLVNMAADLLELPRDILAQDKWESIFMQPCPFRQEYEADHLGLLLLLGEPMWNMG from the exons ATGGCCACGCTCCACTGCGCTGCCTGCTCGCCACGGCCGGCCTGCTCGTTGCTGCCGCCTCCACCGATCTGGCGAGCCGCGGCCGCCACCACCAAGCCGACGAGCCGGCGAGGGGG TTTGGCCGACGGCGGCATTTTCGTGTACACCGGGATCATCAGATACATGCAGAAGGATGCTCACATCGCCACTGTGCTAGGGTACGAG ATTGGGCATGTGACCGCGGGGCATGTCTGGGAAGGCGTCAGGAACAGGTATTGGGTGGGTGTGCTTGTCAACATGGCGGCAGACCTCCTCGAGCTGCCGCGGGACATATTAGCGCAGGATAAGTGGGAGTCTATCTTCATGCAGCCGTGCCCGTTCAG GCAAGAGTACGAGGCAGATCATCTTGGCCTCCTCCTACTCTTGGGGGAGCCCATGTGGAATATGGGCTAA
- the LOC136473346 gene encoding uncharacterized protein translates to MTKARSSAKQSRAQAQQSNGSGGGHALSSKLARYLDPEASWNKVRPAPQFPPGIRQNCRLQRALIRIRGFGVPTCCNLWCFGIELGLWLLMDCTRCYGSSFQAFYCNSEEVDSLADFCSVSAGRPCYWGYLLTTGGRTVY, encoded by the exons ATGACCAAGGCCAGGTCGTCGGCGAAGCAGTCGCGCGCGCAGGCGCAGCAGTCaaacggcagcggcggcggccacgcGCTGTCCTCCAAGCTCGCCAGGTACCTCGACCCGGAGGCCTCCTGGAACAAGGTACGCCCCGCCCCTCAGTTCCCAC CTGGGATTCGCCAAAACTGCCGCTTGCAAAGAG CACTAATCCGGATCCGTGGATTTGGGGTTCCTACGTGTTGCAACTTGTGGTGTTTCGGCATCGAGCTCG GTTTATGGCTTCTCATGGATTGTACTCGTTGTTATGGTTCTTCTTTTCAAG CTTTTTACTGCAACTCCGAAGAAGTCGACAGCCTTGCCGACTTTTGTTCGGTTTCTGCAGGGCGTCCTTGCTATTGG GGCTATTTGTTAACAACAGGAGGAAGAACAGTTTATTGA